From a single Cyclobacterium marinum DSM 745 genomic region:
- a CDS encoding DUF3347 domain-containing protein codes for MKTKKTIFSLLALLLFLILVACKNENKTNRNSTPEMQSHEEMDVESNTGQSSKEVLNGDTDTGSGMHAQHKSLKDNFAHQDIIILENPFQPEKSTKDDLQEVVQAYLLLKDAFVKGDLKRIDDASATMEQKVADVVANSLKEDGLVAWDQHSKLYTGKLKELRHVTSLEEKRSYFSHISEVVYCTVKSFDLKDKMALYAAFCPMAFDGKGAYWISENKEIRNPYNGDKMLKCGKIEEVL; via the coding sequence ATGAAAACGAAAAAAACAATTTTTAGCCTATTGGCATTGCTGCTTTTTTTAATACTCGTGGCGTGCAAAAATGAAAATAAGACAAATAGGAATTCAACCCCTGAGATGCAAAGCCATGAAGAAATGGATGTTGAAAGCAATACGGGCCAATCATCGAAGGAAGTTTTAAACGGCGACACGGATACCGGCAGTGGAATGCATGCCCAACATAAATCATTAAAGGACAATTTTGCCCATCAGGACATTATCATCCTAGAAAATCCATTTCAGCCGGAGAAAAGCACCAAGGACGATTTGCAAGAAGTCGTACAGGCCTATCTCCTTCTTAAAGATGCCTTTGTCAAGGGCGATCTTAAAAGAATTGACGATGCCTCGGCCACTATGGAACAAAAGGTAGCTGACGTGGTGGCAAATAGCCTAAAGGAAGACGGATTGGTAGCGTGGGATCAACATAGCAAGCTGTACACCGGAAAACTAAAGGAACTACGGCATGTTACAAGCCTAGAAGAAAAACGCTCTTACTTCAGCCATATTTCCGAAGTGGTCTACTGTACTGTCAAAAGTTTTGATCTGAAAGACAAGATGGCGCTTTATGCGGCTTTTTGTCCCATGGCATTTGATGGCAAGGGAGCTTATTGGATTTCCGAAAATAAAGAAATTCGCAATCCCTATAATGGGGATAAAATGTTGAAGTGCGGTAAAATAGAAGAAGTTCTATAA
- a CDS encoding alpha-amylase family glycosyl hydrolase, with amino-acid sequence MMIKSINEIDLSPKPGKAYWVNCHREWREEIIYFLMVDRFHDSEARHSKNFDIRHPGFGNEDQLQKPFGGTIKGIINNIDYIKNLGCTALWLSPVFENNPGSYHGYAIQNYMDVDKRWGTKEELEQLVDKAHALDIRVFLDIVLHHSGDNWSYPFDYDYFYAEGQRFPLGSWREKDRPLPVELKDQEVYNRKGQIRNFDAYPETQEGDFCTLKTFRNDGSPASEDLQAILAKIHCYWIRETDVDGFRLDAVKHMKGGDISRFCSNIREYAYSLGKRNFFLFGEIIGNDEMGNPYIGPKMLPEDRNVYYGLDSILDHPLHSVLAEVIKGNSSPNKLIQRYSDLQRNALSRGEYGDFLVTYIDDHDQVGMDFKHRFGHNATPEQIVAGMGFLICALGAPCIYYGTEQGFEGNGMDDRYIREGMFDPDDKETNVLNQESWIYKNIAVLAHLRQKEAILKFGRMYFRETSENGLDFQFPNCEECLLAFSRILYQGEILIVYNSSPKDTKEEYIVVDSIINKEVIRMECIYGNTKKIPIEKNIDQQDGRLFIKVKLKPMEFLIFKNS; translated from the coding sequence ATGATGATAAAATCGATCAACGAAATAGATCTTTCCCCGAAACCGGGTAAGGCCTACTGGGTAAACTGTCACAGGGAATGGCGAGAGGAAATCATTTATTTTCTGATGGTCGACCGGTTTCATGATAGCGAGGCGCGACATTCGAAGAATTTCGATATCCGTCATCCAGGTTTCGGTAATGAAGATCAACTGCAAAAGCCCTTTGGGGGCACCATTAAGGGCATCATAAACAACATCGATTATATAAAAAATTTGGGTTGTACTGCCCTTTGGCTGAGTCCTGTGTTTGAAAATAATCCTGGATCCTACCATGGCTACGCCATACAGAATTATATGGATGTTGACAAACGCTGGGGTACCAAGGAAGAACTGGAACAACTGGTGGACAAAGCCCACGCGCTGGATATACGGGTGTTTTTGGATATCGTTCTGCACCATTCGGGAGATAATTGGTCCTATCCCTTTGATTACGACTATTTCTATGCGGAAGGGCAACGGTTTCCACTGGGAAGTTGGCGCGAGAAAGACAGGCCGCTTCCAGTCGAACTCAAAGATCAGGAGGTTTATAACCGAAAAGGGCAGATCAGGAATTTCGATGCGTATCCCGAGACCCAAGAAGGAGACTTCTGTACCTTAAAAACATTTAGGAACGATGGTTCCCCTGCTAGTGAAGATTTACAGGCGATATTGGCAAAGATACATTGTTACTGGATACGTGAGACGGATGTGGACGGTTTTCGTTTGGATGCCGTCAAACATATGAAAGGTGGCGATATCAGCCGTTTTTGTTCTAATATAAGGGAATATGCCTATTCGCTGGGAAAGAGAAACTTCTTTTTGTTTGGCGAAATTATCGGTAATGATGAGATGGGCAATCCGTATATAGGCCCCAAAATGCTGCCGGAGGATCGGAATGTATATTATGGGCTCGATTCCATTTTAGATCATCCGTTGCACAGTGTTCTTGCAGAAGTGATAAAGGGAAATTCTTCCCCGAATAAATTGATACAGCGGTATTCGGACTTACAAAGGAATGCCCTAAGCCGCGGTGAGTATGGGGATTTCCTGGTCACCTATATCGATGATCATGATCAAGTAGGAATGGACTTTAAACACCGCTTTGGCCATAATGCTACTCCTGAACAAATTGTTGCGGGCATGGGCTTTCTTATTTGTGCCCTAGGCGCTCCATGTATTTATTACGGTACTGAACAAGGTTTTGAAGGCAACGGCATGGATGACCGATATATTAGGGAAGGAATGTTCGATCCTGATGATAAGGAGACAAACGTATTGAACCAAGAATCATGGATATACAAGAACATTGCGGTCTTGGCGCATCTTAGACAAAAGGAAGCCATTTTAAAGTTCGGCAGGATGTATTTCAGGGAAACTTCAGAAAACGGACTTGATTTTCAATTTCCCAATTGTGAGGAATGTCTTTTGGCATTTTCAAGGATCCTGTATCAGGGAGAAATTCTTATAGTCTATAATTCTTCCCCAAAGGATACCAAAGAGGAATATATAGTGGTCGATAGCATTATCAATAAAGAGGTTATTCGTATGGAATGCATCTATGGCAACACGAAAAAAATCCCGATCGAAAAAAATATAGATCAACAAGATGGCCGCCTTTTTATCAAGGTAAAGTTAAAACCCATGGAGTTTTTGATATTCAAAAACAGTTAA
- a CDS encoding dicarboxylate/amino acid:cation symporter: MLDTEIKSLKSLNHYLRKLVENRLWLKVIIALFLGVGVGLLLSPQNGWVNKSTADVLGNWLALPGMLFLKLVQMIMIPLIVASIITGIASNDKENLKRLGGGVLLYFISTTIISVTIGTLLALLFRPGKFLHQQAEVDHANALADTAKSTELSFGINDIPNAITDLLPENPLASMVSGDMLSIVIFTIIIGVAVLSLTDDLLKPVKLLLGAIQEICMTVVKWAMLLVPIAVFGLMAQLTSSIGLNSLSSLGFYVLVVLIGLLMLIGFYLAVVSILGRSNPLKFLRKITDVQLLAFSTTSSAAVMPLSLKTAEEELKVDATISNFIIPIGATVNMDGTALYQTITTLFIAQAYGLEMGLLNIVLVIVTIVAASIGTPAIPGGGVVILASVLSSAGIPAEGVIIIIGVERLLGMFRTAVNVTGDLTACMVFNRFYGNEMEGTKESGIKANT; encoded by the coding sequence ATGCTTGATACGGAAATAAAATCATTAAAATCCCTAAACCACTACCTGCGAAAACTAGTAGAAAATAGGCTGTGGCTCAAGGTTATCATTGCTTTGTTTCTAGGAGTTGGTGTTGGCTTATTGTTAAGCCCTCAAAATGGTTGGGTCAATAAAAGCACTGCCGATGTTTTAGGGAACTGGTTGGCCCTACCCGGTATGCTCTTTCTTAAATTGGTGCAGATGATCATGATTCCTTTGATCGTGGCCTCGATCATTACGGGCATCGCCAGTAACGATAAAGAAAATCTGAAAAGATTGGGCGGCGGGGTACTCTTATATTTTATTTCAACAACAATTATTTCAGTTACAATAGGCACCCTACTGGCGTTACTTTTTAGACCGGGAAAGTTTCTGCACCAACAGGCGGAGGTCGATCATGCAAATGCATTGGCCGATACCGCCAAAAGTACTGAACTTTCCTTTGGAATAAACGATATTCCGAATGCGATAACGGATTTACTACCCGAAAACCCATTGGCATCAATGGTAAGCGGTGATATGTTGAGTATCGTTATTTTCACCATTATAATAGGTGTTGCCGTGTTATCGCTTACCGACGACCTGCTCAAACCGGTAAAGTTACTCTTAGGGGCCATTCAGGAAATCTGTATGACGGTGGTCAAATGGGCCATGTTATTGGTTCCGATCGCCGTATTCGGTTTAATGGCACAGCTAACTTCGAGCATTGGGCTAAACTCCCTTTCAAGTTTGGGCTTTTATGTACTTGTGGTGCTTATAGGTTTGTTAATGTTGATCGGTTTTTACCTTGCAGTGGTAAGCATACTTGGCCGGAGCAACCCTCTTAAATTTTTACGTAAAATCACTGATGTCCAGCTATTGGCATTCTCTACAACAAGCTCGGCGGCAGTTATGCCCTTGTCGCTAAAAACTGCAGAGGAAGAACTCAAAGTGGATGCCACTATAAGTAATTTTATAATTCCAATTGGGGCTACTGTGAATATGGATGGGACGGCACTCTATCAGACCATAACGACTTTGTTCATAGCACAGGCTTATGGACTTGAAATGGGCCTCCTAAATATTGTTTTGGTCATTGTTACCATAGTTGCGGCTTCCATTGGAACCCCTGCCATACCGGGAGGTGGCGTTGTAATTTTGGCTTCGGTGCTATCCAGCGCAGGAATTCCCGCCGAAGGAGTTATCATAATAATAGGAGTTGAGCGCTTGCTTGGGATGTTCCGAACAGCAGTCAATGTTACCGGTGACCTAACAGCCTGTATGGTTTTCAATCGTTTTTATGGGAATGAAATGGAAGGAACTAAAGAGAGTGGTATAAAAGCAAATACGTAA
- a CDS encoding type II glyceraldehyde-3-phosphate dehydrogenase → MDKMKKKIALIGYGVIGKRVADAIALQNDMELVGVCDVISDWRIQTAVKKGYLVYAASDEAKVSMEQVGIPLAGGMGELLDISDLVVDCTPKKVAAKNVETYKARKIKFILQGGEKHETTGHSFSAENNYASGLNRESTRVVSCNTTSILRSLTALKKADLLENARGTLLRRATDPWESHLGGIMNTMVPEKDIPSHQGPDAQSVDPELDVITMAVKVPETLSHMHYWTVKLKKKASKEEVLKAFKTSSRIKLIHYDQGLVSNNTIKELFMDMGRPWGDMYEVALWEDMLKVVGDELFYAYVVDNQAIVIPETIDAIRALTGIETDGNKSISMTNKSLGINQ, encoded by the coding sequence ATGGATAAGATGAAAAAGAAAATAGCACTTATAGGATATGGCGTAATCGGCAAAAGAGTGGCGGATGCCATCGCACTGCAAAATGACATGGAATTAGTCGGAGTATGTGATGTAATTAGTGATTGGAGGATACAAACTGCTGTAAAGAAGGGGTATCTGGTTTATGCTGCTTCTGATGAGGCAAAAGTTAGTATGGAGCAGGTGGGAATTCCTCTGGCAGGTGGCATGGGCGAGCTATTGGATATTAGTGATCTGGTAGTTGATTGCACACCAAAGAAGGTTGCAGCTAAAAACGTGGAGACATATAAAGCACGTAAAATCAAATTTATTCTTCAAGGAGGTGAAAAGCATGAAACCACAGGCCATTCATTTAGTGCAGAAAATAATTATGCTTCAGGTTTAAATCGAGAGAGCACACGGGTAGTTTCTTGCAATACAACCTCCATTTTACGTTCACTCACTGCTCTCAAAAAAGCAGATTTGTTAGAAAATGCTCGCGGAACTTTGCTACGCAGAGCTACCGACCCTTGGGAAAGCCACCTCGGCGGTATTATGAATACGATGGTACCGGAAAAAGACATTCCCAGTCATCAGGGACCGGATGCTCAAAGTGTAGATCCAGAGCTGGACGTAATTACCATGGCGGTAAAGGTACCGGAAACGCTTAGCCATATGCATTATTGGACCGTTAAGTTAAAGAAAAAAGCGTCTAAGGAAGAAGTGCTCAAGGCCTTTAAAACTTCGAGCCGAATCAAATTGATACACTATGACCAAGGCTTGGTATCTAACAACACCATCAAGGAATTGTTCATGGATATGGGCAGACCTTGGGGTGATATGTACGAGGTAGCCCTTTGGGAAGATATGCTAAAGGTTGTGGGCGATGAACTTTTTTACGCCTATGTGGTCGATAACCAAGCGATTGTAATCCCCGAGACCATAGATGCCATTCGCGCACTTACAGGAATCGAGACTGATGGTAATAAATCCATCTCAATGACCAATAAAAGTCTAGGTATTAATCAATAG
- a CDS encoding type II glyceraldehyde-3-phosphate dehydrogenase — protein sequence MKKIALLGYGVIGKRVADATALQDDMELIGVCDVISDWRIKAAVNKGFAIYAATNEAKSYMEHAGIPLSGNREDLLNEADLVVDCTPKKTATKNAKIYKAMKVKFILQGGEKHETTDHSFNAESNYSSALNRESTRIVSCNATSIIRTLSALKKVKLLKNASGILLRRSTDRWDSHLGGVMNTLIPEKKIPSLQGHDAQTVDPELNVVTMAVRVPKNHSHMHYWNIRLTKKVEKKEIIETFQSSSRITFINYNDGLVSNNTIKKKYLDMGRPWGDMYEVAIWKDLLKVEGKGLYCAYMVNNQAIVIPETIDAIRALTGIEENAEKSIKKTNQSLGINNDIMN from the coding sequence ATGAAAAAAATAGCACTTTTAGGATATGGTGTAATAGGCAAAAGAGTAGCGGATGCCACTGCACTTCAAGATGACATGGAATTGATTGGGGTTTGTGATGTGATTAGCGATTGGCGTATTAAAGCCGCGGTAAACAAAGGATTTGCTATTTATGCGGCCACAAATGAAGCTAAATCTTACATGGAACATGCAGGAATTCCGCTATCTGGTAACAGGGAAGACCTTTTAAATGAAGCTGATTTAGTTGTTGATTGTACACCTAAAAAAACAGCAACTAAAAATGCGAAAATCTATAAAGCCATGAAAGTCAAATTTATTCTTCAGGGGGGAGAGAAGCATGAGACTACAGACCATTCTTTTAACGCTGAAAGCAATTACAGTTCTGCTTTAAACCGAGAAAGTACTAGGATTGTGTCCTGCAACGCAACCTCTATAATCAGAACACTTTCTGCTTTAAAAAAAGTGAAACTATTGAAAAATGCAAGCGGAATTTTACTTCGTAGATCTACTGATCGATGGGATAGTCATTTAGGAGGAGTCATGAATACACTTATACCTGAAAAAAAAATTCCAAGCCTTCAGGGACATGATGCCCAAACCGTAGATCCCGAATTGAATGTAGTAACGATGGCAGTGAGAGTACCAAAAAATCACAGCCACATGCATTATTGGAATATACGCCTTACCAAAAAAGTTGAAAAAAAAGAGATAATAGAAACGTTTCAATCCTCATCAAGGATCACATTTATAAACTATAATGATGGGTTGGTTTCCAATAATACGATCAAAAAAAAGTATCTCGATATGGGCAGACCATGGGGAGATATGTATGAAGTGGCTATTTGGAAGGATTTACTAAAGGTAGAAGGTAAAGGACTTTATTGTGCTTACATGGTAAATAACCAAGCCATTGTTATCCCTGAGACCATAGATGCTATCAGGGCCTTAACTGGAATCGAAGAAAATGCTGAAAAATCAATAAAAAAAACAAACCAGAGCTTGGGAATCAATAATGACATAATGAACTGA
- a CDS encoding ion channel has product MMTYKINTGNFLKQLLKRMRPALLLVAIVALVYVYLMQFVDHALSWVPYIVIFLTFIKSGYFTFFTFRQVNKSIKQCHSFGQLLWIFGLLVMLIIFSYAADFTCLVAANPSSFKGFKPFESFNYFEYLFETFYFSVVTFATIGYGDIVPVTSPAKILVLMEIGQSFVVVVFGFSNLKNIQNSNKSQ; this is encoded by the coding sequence ATGATGACTTATAAAATAAACACGGGTAATTTCTTAAAACAACTGCTTAAACGAATGCGTCCGGCTCTTTTGTTGGTTGCGATAGTAGCGCTTGTGTACGTGTATCTTATGCAGTTTGTAGATCATGCACTAAGTTGGGTGCCTTATATTGTTATCTTTCTCACTTTTATTAAGAGCGGTTACTTTACATTTTTCACCTTCAGGCAGGTCAATAAGTCCATTAAACAATGTCATTCTTTCGGGCAACTTCTCTGGATTTTCGGGCTGCTGGTTATGCTCATTATTTTCTCCTATGCTGCAGACTTTACCTGTCTGGTCGCTGCCAATCCATCTTCTTTTAAGGGCTTTAAACCTTTTGAAAGCTTCAATTACTTCGAGTATTTATTCGAGACGTTTTATTTCAGCGTGGTAACATTTGCGACCATTGGTTATGGCGATATTGTCCCTGTTACTTCTCCTGCCAAAATTTTAGTATTAATGGAGATAGGTCAAAGTTTTGTAGTGGTGGTATTCGGTTTTTCAAATCTGAAAAATATTCAAAACTCAAATAAATCTCAATAG
- the nhaA gene encoding Na+/H+ antiporter NhaA, with product MITRLNNSLNNLVNNQSASGIAIFLAVLAAMIWANSPFQGSYQDFIHTEISIGVGSFSLSETLLLWVNDGLMAIFFLQVGLELKREIIGGKLSSFRKAILPIGAAIGGMVVPAAIYLIFNFNAATEHGWGIPMATDIAFAIGVLSLLGDRVPAGLKVFLVALAIVDDLGAVLIIAIFYTSGISYVDLLHGVLFILLLVGGNYIGVRKAWFYALIGIGGVWLAFFFSGVHPTIAGILTAFTIPGRVKIKEEDYLKNLQKLHLKFLETKAIKGNFISEEQLGILEEIKQKSDDAETPLQKIEHHLAPIVGFFILPIFALVNTGIHIHGDIIEILSHPVSMGITFGLLVGKFTGILGAGWLLVKLGLAELQQEVSWRHISGVAMIAGIGFTMSLFITELAFQKEEYTFIAKLTILFASVLAGVIGVIILRQSGKTAQVIN from the coding sequence ATGATTACCCGCCTAAACAACTCCTTAAATAATCTGGTAAACAACCAGTCAGCTTCCGGTATTGCGATTTTTCTAGCGGTACTGGCAGCCATGATCTGGGCCAATTCTCCCTTTCAAGGATCATATCAGGATTTTATTCACACCGAAATATCAATAGGTGTTGGTTCATTCTCCCTTTCCGAGACTTTACTACTTTGGGTAAATGATGGCTTAATGGCAATCTTCTTCCTACAGGTAGGCCTGGAGTTGAAAAGGGAAATTATAGGAGGAAAACTGTCTTCTTTCAGAAAAGCTATTTTGCCTATCGGAGCAGCTATTGGCGGCATGGTAGTTCCGGCAGCCATTTATCTTATTTTCAACTTCAATGCTGCTACCGAGCACGGCTGGGGTATCCCCATGGCTACAGACATTGCTTTTGCCATTGGAGTGCTTTCATTATTGGGAGATCGTGTACCGGCAGGGCTCAAAGTTTTTTTGGTAGCACTAGCCATAGTTGATGACCTTGGTGCCGTACTCATCATTGCTATTTTCTATACTTCCGGTATTTCTTATGTGGATTTACTTCACGGTGTACTGTTCATACTGCTATTGGTTGGCGGTAATTATATTGGCGTTCGTAAAGCCTGGTTTTATGCACTTATCGGGATTGGAGGTGTTTGGCTGGCATTTTTCTTCTCAGGAGTACATCCTACGATTGCAGGTATTCTCACTGCTTTTACGATTCCCGGCAGGGTCAAAATCAAGGAAGAGGATTACCTGAAAAACCTTCAAAAGCTTCATCTAAAATTTTTAGAAACAAAAGCCATCAAGGGCAATTTCATCTCGGAAGAACAACTTGGGATTTTGGAAGAAATCAAACAAAAATCAGATGACGCGGAAACTCCTTTGCAAAAGATAGAGCATCACCTGGCGCCCATAGTAGGGTTTTTCATTCTACCAATATTTGCCCTGGTCAATACCGGTATTCATATCCATGGGGATATAATTGAAATTTTGAGTCACCCGGTAAGCATGGGTATTACGTTTGGCCTTTTGGTAGGGAAATTTACCGGGATTTTAGGAGCCGGTTGGCTTTTAGTCAAGCTTGGGCTGGCAGAGTTGCAGCAAGAGGTTTCCTGGAGACACATTTCCGGAGTAGCCATGATAGCAGGCATTGGCTTTACCATGTCACTGTTTATCACGGAATTGGCCTTTCAAAAAGAGGAATATACATTCATTGCCAAACTGACCATTTTATTTGCTTCAGTACTTGCCGGTGTGATAGGTGTAATTATTCTTCGACAATCAGGAAAAACAGCTCAGGTGATTAACTGA
- a CDS encoding NAD(P)/FAD-dependent oxidoreductase yields the protein MNEYCNTDEMVCLPETNMPRLVIIGGGFAGLALAKALKRSRIQVVLVDRHNFHQFQPLFYQVATSGLEPDSIVFPFRKQISGNKNTIFRYATVQQIEAKQNRVLTNKGIIDYDFLVIATGTKTNFFGLTDIEKWSLGMKSIQDSLNIRHTMIQNLEQAAITCDEHEKDILTNFIIVGGGPAGVEMAGALAEFKKYILPGDYPEYSSEIMDIYLLEAGDQLLASMSDKASEKALKYLTRLGVQVMLEEAVEHYDGSAVSTNSGKKLYARNLIWTAGVTGDFPEGIGEESIVRGNRLQVNNTLLVKGYTNIFAIGDIAAVVSQRTPKGHPQVAQVAIQQGKYLGEVIKYRIAGREYSKPFRYLDKGSLATVGKRRAVADLGKFRFGGYIAWLLWSVVHLFSISGFRNKLMVALNWVWNYFTYDKGNRLIIQEYKNKDLEKEESK from the coding sequence ATGAATGAATATTGTAATACAGATGAGATGGTTTGCTTACCGGAAACCAATATGCCCCGGCTTGTCATTATTGGAGGAGGCTTTGCGGGACTTGCTCTTGCTAAGGCATTAAAGAGAAGTAGGATACAGGTTGTGCTGGTTGATAGACATAACTTTCATCAATTCCAGCCACTATTTTATCAGGTGGCTACCAGTGGCCTGGAGCCGGATAGCATCGTATTCCCATTTCGCAAACAAATCAGTGGTAATAAAAATACAATATTCAGGTACGCCACAGTTCAGCAAATAGAAGCAAAACAAAACCGGGTATTAACCAATAAAGGTATCATTGACTATGATTTCCTGGTTATAGCCACTGGGACTAAAACCAATTTTTTTGGCTTGACCGATATTGAAAAGTGGAGCTTGGGCATGAAAAGCATTCAGGATTCCCTGAATATTCGCCATACCATGATCCAGAACCTGGAGCAGGCAGCTATCACCTGTGATGAACATGAAAAAGACATTCTCACCAATTTTATTATAGTGGGTGGAGGCCCTGCCGGGGTTGAAATGGCAGGTGCCCTTGCAGAATTCAAGAAATATATATTACCGGGAGATTATCCGGAATACTCCTCCGAAATAATGGATATCTATCTGCTGGAGGCAGGTGATCAATTGCTGGCATCCATGTCTGACAAAGCTTCAGAAAAGGCACTGAAATATTTGACCCGGCTGGGCGTACAGGTTATGCTTGAGGAAGCAGTAGAACATTATGATGGATCGGCTGTCTCAACAAATTCAGGAAAGAAACTCTACGCTAGGAATCTGATCTGGACTGCCGGGGTAACAGGAGATTTTCCTGAAGGTATTGGAGAAGAAAGTATTGTTCGGGGAAACAGGCTTCAAGTGAATAACACCCTGCTGGTAAAAGGATACACCAATATTTTTGCCATTGGCGATATAGCTGCAGTAGTCAGCCAAAGAACACCCAAAGGCCATCCTCAGGTGGCACAGGTGGCCATCCAACAGGGTAAGTATCTGGGTGAAGTGATTAAGTACAGAATTGCGGGTAGAGAATATTCAAAACCATTTCGTTATCTGGATAAAGGGTCACTGGCCACTGTCGGTAAAAGAAGGGCGGTAGCCGATCTGGGTAAATTTCGGTTTGGTGGGTATATCGCCTGGTTGTTATGGTCGGTAGTACATCTTTTTTCCATTAGCGGTTTCCGAAATAAGCTGATGGTAGCACTGAACTGGGTGTGGAATTATTTCACCTATGACAAAGGCAATCGGCTAATCATCCAGGAGTACAAAAACAAGGACTTAGAAAAGGAGGAGTCCAAATGA
- a CDS encoding lycopene cyclase domain-containing protein codes for MIDYVWLIWSLIILAVWGMIFLFRKDYRKVMLKMSLITMPFGLTEPLFVPQYWNPPSLFDLAKSTGFDIESLIFSFAIGGIGSVLYQLVFKKVTVEMHPSERTHRRHRMHRYILFVPPVVFLILAYFTSLNHIYCGIIAMFTGAIATLYCRPDLKGKIWIGGFLFTLLYFIYFGSILPFFPEYVNLYWNLDALTHILILGVPLEELLFAFTFGMYLSSLFEHLYWQKLQEHPLKMHVYE; via the coding sequence ATGATAGACTATGTATGGCTGATTTGGTCTTTGATCATTCTTGCAGTATGGGGAATGATCTTTTTATTTAGAAAAGATTATAGAAAGGTGATGCTCAAAATGAGCCTCATCACTATGCCTTTTGGCCTGACAGAACCATTATTTGTTCCTCAATATTGGAATCCTCCTTCACTTTTTGATTTAGCTAAAAGCACAGGTTTTGATATTGAAAGCCTGATCTTTTCGTTTGCGATTGGGGGCATAGGGTCAGTGCTATATCAGTTGGTTTTTAAAAAAGTAACCGTTGAAATGCACCCATCAGAACGCACGCATAGACGCCATCGGATGCATCGGTATATCTTGTTTGTTCCTCCGGTAGTATTTCTCATCCTGGCTTATTTCACCAGCTTAAACCATATTTATTGTGGCATTATAGCCATGTTTACCGGTGCAATTGCCACCTTATACTGTCGCCCTGATCTTAAAGGCAAGATATGGATCGGTGGTTTTCTATTTACCCTGTTGTACTTTATTTATTTCGGTAGCATCTTACCATTTTTCCCCGAGTATGTGAACCTCTACTGGAACCTGGATGCTTTGACGCATATACTCATATTGGGAGTACCCCTGGAAGAACTTCTATTTGCTTTCACCTTTGGCATGTATTTGTCAAGCCTGTTTGAGCATCTGTACTGGCAAAAATTGCAAGAACACCCTTTAAAAATGCATGTTTATGAATGA
- a CDS encoding DUF5676 family membrane protein — protein METILDMTEASKINPKTKTIMQHINIKKFALAWGVAGVVFYLGCIILMATVGREGTILFFNSLLHGLDTSPIIRMDVPWTEALIGLVEMFILGWLFGALIATVYNISFNKKYR, from the coding sequence ATGGAGACCATTCTGGACATGACGGAAGCCAGCAAAATCAATCCAAAAACGAAAACGATCATGCAACACATCAACATTAAAAAATTCGCATTGGCTTGGGGGGTAGCAGGTGTGGTATTCTACTTGGGCTGTATTATACTGATGGCCACTGTAGGCCGTGAAGGTACCATCCTGTTTTTTAACAGTTTGCTCCACGGACTTGACACCAGCCCCATCATCAGAATGGACGTACCCTGGACCGAAGCACTCATCGGACTGGTAGAAATGTTCATACTGGGCTGGTTATTTGGCGCACTCATAGCTACGGTCTACAATATATCTTTTAATAAAAAATACCGATGA